A genomic region of Parambassis ranga chromosome 7, fParRan2.1, whole genome shotgun sequence contains the following coding sequences:
- the LOC114438136 gene encoding LOW QUALITY PROTEIN: protein kinase C-binding protein 1-like (The sequence of the model RefSeq protein was modified relative to this genomic sequence to represent the inferred CDS: deleted 2 bases in 1 codon), with the protein MHPQSLAEEEIKTESDVVEGMDASVRSKVPDPPGSADRQAAPQKRKVSSPTHSSNGHSPSDTSPSPLKKKKKPGAVNSNNKDQSELRHGPFYYMKQPALTTDPVDVVPQDGRNDFYCWLCHREGQVLCCELCPRVYHAKCLKLPAEPEGDWFCPECEKITVAECIETQSKAMTMLTIDQLSYLLKFALQKIKQPGTEPFQKPVSLEQHPDYAEYIFHPMDLCTLEKNVKKKMYGCTEAFLADMKWILHNCIIYNGGNHKLTATAKVIVKICEHEMNEIEVCPECYLSSCQKRDNWFCEPCSQPHPLVWAKLKGFPFWPAKALREKDGQVDARFFGQHDRAWVPINNCYLMSKEIPFSVKKTKSIFNSAMQEMEVYVENIRKKCGVFNYAPFRTPFTPNNQLQMLIDPSNPSAGTVKTEKPDKLRFNFDITASPKMVLSKSSTPSGMSRRVSMTDMPRSPMSTNSSVHTGSDGEQEMEKASRNPAFHYSTGEESMDCTASPVSGKMGPAGSVTGSPKPFNSGLVPKQERTTGTGGILNLNLDRVKAEMDLKELSETVQQQQQQQQHQQQQGVPTAPATPKRPIRSLDKTIESCKAQLGIDEISEDVYKDVDHSDSEDSDKSDSSDSEYLSDEEHKPKSSTQDDKDKAERKRPKPSTEGENKEGLSGTGDKATSEPLLKEKQGSNGPDRDLQDKPRTPQSQSLTDKPKTPEEGKAAAAASVPEQDSDSERELVIDLGDEHGGRDSKRARRELGSSAAKTLKESNVKLEGKLPASAASPAAPAREAASTLKDALQPSITAALNLVSTAASGQPSATATTTGSTSAPSPVSTTTSQHLQVKKQRPLLPKETAQAVQRAVVWNPTKFQTSSQKWHMQKVQRQQQQQGEQTAAQTRSPQQLQAQQQSSSSSTRYQTRQSVKGQQKDPPQSASSSSAGQVTSGSSSYASADLQIPTASADVAADIAKYTSKIMDTIKGTMTEIYNDLSKSTSGNTIAEIRRLRIEIEKLQWLHQQELSEMKHNLELTMAEMRQSLEQERERLVAEVKKQMELEKQQAVDETKKKQWCANCRKEAIFYCCWNTSYCDYPCQQAHWPEHMKSCTQSASASQQEPEAEPNSDPSAKPSGLSPPTQTLSSGTGSLSDKSNSPTYMDKSKDSAGVTVT; encoded by the exons TCTGGCTGAGGAGGAGATAAAGACAGAGTCTGATGTGGTAGAGGGGATGGATGCATCCGTGCGATCCAAGG TCCCTGATCCACCAGGGTCTGCAGATCGACAAGCAGCACCACAGAAGCGAAAGGTGTCGAGTCCCACCCATTCCTCCAATGGACACTCTCCCTCAGACACCTCCCCCAGCCCcctaaagaaaaagaagaagccagGGGCTGTAAACAGTAACAACAAAGACCAG TCAGAGCTAAGACATGGTCCCTTTTACTATATGAAGCAGCCAGCACTCACCACAGACCCTGTTGATGTTGTACCACaggacggcaggaatgacttctaCTGCTGGCTGTGCCACCGCGAGGGCCAGGTGCTCTGCTGTGAGCTCTGCCCCAGGGTGTACCACGCCAAGTGCCTCAAACTACCAGCCGAGCCCGAGGGCGACTGGTTCTGTCCAGAGTGTGAG aaAATAACAGTTGCTGAATGCATTGAAACCCAGAGCAAGGCGATGACAATGCTGACGATAGACCAGCTCTCCTATTTGCTAAAATTTGCACTCCAAAAAATTAAACAGCCTGGG ACTGAGCCTTTTCAGAAGCCAGTGTCTCTGGAACAGCACCCAGATTATGCAGAGTACATATTTCACCCCATGGACTTGTGTACTTTGGAGAAG AAtgtcaaaaagaaaatgtatggCTGCACTGAAGCATTTCTTGCTGATATGAAATGGATCTTACACAACTGCATCATCTATAATGGAG GTAATCACAAATTAACAGCAACTGCGAAAGTCATCGTTAAGATCTGTGAACATGAG ATGAATGAGATTGAGGTGTGTCCAGAGTGCTACCTGTCATCATGCCAAAAAAGGGACAACTGGTTTTGTGAGCCATGT AGTCAACCTCACCCCCTGGTTTGGGCTAAGCTGAAGGGCTTTCCTTTCTGGCCAGCGAAAGCACTTCGTGAAAAGGATGGGCAAGTAGATGCACGCTTCTTTGGGCAGCATGACAG GGCCTGGGTTCCCATCAACAACTGCTACCTCATGTCCAAAGAGATCCCTTTCTCTGTTAAGAAAACAAAGAGCATCTTCAACAGTGCCATGCAAGAGATGGAGGTGTATGTGGAAAACATTCGCAAGAAATGTGGGGTCTTCAACTACGCGCCTTTCCGTACCCCCTTCACACCCAACAATCAGCTACAAATGCTAATCGACCCTTCCAATCCCAGTGCTGGGACAGTGAAAACAGAGAAACCAGATAAACTTCGCTTCAACTTCGACATAACTGCATCACCGAAGATGGTCCTCAGCAAAAGTTCCACTCCTAGTGGTATGAGTCGGCGAGTCTCAATGACAGACATGCCCCGATCCCCGATGAGCACCAACTCCTCCGTTCACACAGGGTCTGATGGGGAGCAGGAAATGGAAAAGGCCAGCAGGAATCCTGCTTTCCACTACAGCACTGGAGAAGAATCAATGGACTGTACCG CATCTCCTGTGTCAGGGAAGATGGGTCCTGCAGGCAGTGTGACAGGCAGCCCGAAGCCCTTTAACTCTGGACTGGTGCCCAAGCAGGAGAGGACCACAGGCACAGGTGGCATTCTTAATCTCAATCTTG ATCGAGTAAAGGCTGAAATGGATCTGAAGGAGCTGAGTGAGActgtgcaacagcagcagcaacagcagcagcatcagcaacaACAAGGAGTGCCAACAGCTCCTGCTACCCCGAAGAGGCCCATCAGGAGTCTGGACAAGACAATTGAAAGCTGCAAGGCACAGCTCG GGATTGATGAGATTTCTGAAGATGTGTACAAAGATGTGGACCACAGTGACTCTGAGGACTCTGACAAATCTGACTCAAGTGACAGCGAGTACCTCAGCGATGAGGAACACAAGCCAAAGAGCTCCACCCAGGACGATAAGGacaaagcagagagaaaaaggccCAAACCAAGCACAGAGGGGGAGAATAAGGAGGGACTTTCAGGGACAGGGGATAAAGCCACCTCTGAACCCCTTCTCAAAGAAAAGCAGGGGAGCAATGGCCCTGATCGGGACCTCCAAGACAAGCCCAGAACACCCCAATCTCAGTCCCTTACTGACAAGCCCAAAACCCCAGAGGAGGGcaaggcagcagctgctgcatcagtACCTGAGCAAGACTCTGATTCTGAGAGAGAGCTGGTGATTGATCTGGGGGATGAACATGGAGGCCGTGACTCAAAGAGGGCGAGAAGAGAGCTGGGGTCTTCTGCTGCCAAAACTCTCAAAGAGTCTAATGTCAAGTTAGAAG GTAAACTGCCTGCATCTGCAGCATCACCAGCTGCACCAGCACGGGAAGCTGCCTCCACCCTGAAAGACGCCTTGCAACCTTCTATCACTGCAGCGCTTAACCTCGTTTCAACTGCAGCGTCTGGTCAGCCCAGTGCCACTGCAACTACCACTGGATCTACCAGTGCCCCCTCTCCAGTCTCCACAACAACCTCCCAGCACCTGCAG GTAAAGAAACAGCGCCCCCTACTGCCCAAAGAGACAGCTCAGGCTGTGCAGCGGGCAGTGGTTTGGAATCCAACAAAGTTTCAAACATCCTCCCAGAAGTGGCACATGCAGAAggtgcagaggcagcagcagcagcaaggagagcagacagctgcacaaacacgcagcccacagcagctgcaggcacagcagcagagctcctcCTCAAGTACTCGATATCAAACCAGACAGTCGGTCAAAG GACAACAGAAAGACCCACCGCAAAGTgcatcttcatcatcagctgGCCAGGTTACTTCTGGCAGCTCTTCTTATGCATCAGCAGATTTGCAGATCCCGACAGCCTCGGCAGACGTTGCCGCAGATATAGCTAAATACACAAGCAAA ATCATGGACACAATAAAGGGGACAATGACAGAAATCTACAATGATCTTTCCAAAAGCACATCAGGAAACACCATTGCAGAG ATTCGTCGGTTAAGGATAGAGATCGAGAAGCTCCAGTGGCTGCATCAACAGGAGTTGTCAGAGATGAAGCACAATCTTG AACTGACCATGGCAGAGATGAGGCAGAGTCTGGAGCAGGAGCGGGAACGACTAGTGGCCGAGGTGAAAAAGCAGATGGAGTTGGAAAAGCAGCAGGCGGTGGACGAGACCAAAAAGAAGCAATGGTGCGCCAACTGCAGGAAGGAGGCCATCTTTTATTGCTGCTGGAATACCAGCTACTGTGACTATCCCTGCCAGCAAGCCCACTGGCCAGAGCACATGAAGTCCTGCACACAGTCAG CCTCAGCATCACAGCAGGAACCAGAAGCAGAGCCCAACTCCGACCCTTCAGCCAAACCGtcaggcctctctcctcccaCACAGACCCTGTCCTCAGGCACAGGATCCTTATCAGACAAAAGCAATTCTCCCACGTATATGGACAAAAGCAAGGACAGTGCTGGTGTTACTGTGACCTAA